In Geotalea uraniireducens, the genomic window GGCCAAGCAGATTACGCCCGGTCAGGGTCAAGGCAGCTTCCTTGTACTGCTGGTATTCCAGCAGCCTTCTCACCAACTCGGCACGCGGATCCTCTTCCTCGTCCTCCCCTCCTTCTTCGTCAACCGGTGTTGGCAGGAGGGTTTTCGACTTGATCTGCAGCAGAGTGGAAGCCATGACGAGAAACTCGCCGGCGACCTCCAGGTTAAGTTCCTTCAAAAGTTTGATGTACTCAAGGTATTGCTTGGTGATGATTGACAGGGGAATGTCGTAAATATCCATCTCATTCTTTTTGATGAGATGGAGCAACAGATCCAAAGGCCCCTCGAACACCTCCAGCTTGACCGTGTAAGGCGCTGCGCCCCCCTCTGGATAAAACGGCAGGTGCTCCTCACCGCTCATAGCCGGATCGCGTCCCTGACCTCGGCGATGGTCCGGCTCGCTTCGGCGGCGGCTTTGGCGCTCCCAGCCGCGAGGATATCCTCCACCAGGCCTGGCTGGGTCGTCAGCTCCTCTCTTTTGGCGCGAAATGGTGCCAGAGTTTCAACCAGATATTCCGCCTGGAGCTTCTTGCACTCTACGCAGCCGATCTCCGCCCCGCGGCAGCCAGCGTAGATTTCCGCCTTTTTATCTTCGGGAATGTAAAGACGGTTCAGGGAGAAGGCAACACAGCGGTCGGGATCGCCCGGATCGCTCCGCCGCACCCGCTGGGTATCGGTCACCATCGACTGCACCTTTTTCCTGGTCTCCTCGGCGCTCTCAGAGAGGAAAATCGCGTTGCCGTAGGACTTGCTCATTTTGCGGCCATCAAGGCCAAGGACCTTCGGAGTTTCGGTAAGGAGCGCCGCCGGTTCCGGAAAAACTTCGCGATAGAGGAAGTTAAAGCGGCGGGCGATCTCCCGGGTGATCTCCAGATGCGGCAACTGATCGTGACCGACAGGCACCTTCGCGGCCTTGTAGAGAATGATATCCGCCGCCATCAGCACCGGGTAACCGAGGAAGCCAAACGTGGAAAGATCTTTCGCCGACAGATTATCCTGCATCTCTTTATAGGTGGGATTGCGTTCCAGCCAGGAAACCGGCGTAATCATCGACAGAATCAGGTTCAACTCCGCGTGCTGCGGCACGAGGCTCTGCTGGAAGATAACACTTCGCTGCGGATCGACCCCGAAAGACAGCCAGTCGAGAACCATCTCCCTGATACTGTCGCGGATCCCGCCGGTATTATCGTACTCGGTCGTCAACGAGTGCCAGTCGGCGGCAAAAAAGAAACATTCATAGTTTTCCTGAAGTTCGCGCCAGTTGGCGAGAACGCCGTGGAAATGGCCGAGATGAAGCTTGCCGGTCGGTCTCATGCCGCTGACAATCCGTTTGTTGCTCATGCTTGCTGCTCCTTTGCTACCCGGGCGGTCGTCCGGATCGGGATTGAAAACGCTACTGCTCTTCGTCCGGTTACTCCCCGAGCTTTAACGCATCAGGAAGAAGGTAACGCGGTGGACGATGCCGCTGTAGGGTCCCGCGAGAAGGCTGATGGAGAGATCAACGACCGGCAGAATAACCCGGTCGAAGATACTGGTGAAAAAGATCAACACAATAATGATAATCATCCCGTAGGGCTCGATCTTTGCCAAGCCCGCCGCCTGGCGGTACGGCAACAAGCCGACTGCCACCCGCCCGCCGTCAAGCGGCGGCAGAGGGATCAGGTTGAAGATTCCCAGCAGCAGATTAATGTAGATCGAAAATGCCAGCATTTCCACCACCGGCTCGAGAAAAAACTGCGTCGGCGGGCCACCAACTCCGCCGGTAACGGCGAAGATTCCCCGCATTGCCAGCGCTGAGAGGATCGCCAGGGTGAAGTTGGTGGTCGGTCCGGCACCGGCCACCCAGATCATGTCCCGTTTCGGATTCCGCAAGTTGTTGAAATTGACCGGTACCGGCTTGGCCCAGCCGATGCCGACCAGAAAGACCATCAGCGTACCGAAGATGTCCAAGTGCTTCAAGGGATTCAGTGTCAGTCGACCCATCGAGCGTGCCGTGTGGTCGCCCAGCCGATCAGCAACAAAGCCATGGGAAACTTCGTGGCAGGTGATCGCCATTAGCGCCGGGACTAGCATGATCGACAATTTGAGAAAAAAATTTTCCATAGATGGCAGTCTCGAATAGCGCGAAATCTCTTGTTTCTAGCAGATACACCAGGGAAAGTCAACGGCAGGCGGGGAGACGGCCGCCGGAAAAAAGAAAAGGCAGGGATCGCTCCCTGCCTTTCCGGCGTACATCGCGGTTTTCGACTTAGATGTCGTAGTAGAGGGCGAACTCGAGCGGTACCGGACGCATCCGGACCGGATTGACTTCGGCCTCCATCTTGTACTCAATCCACTTCTCGATAACGTCGGGGGTGAAGACGTCGCCCTTGAGCAGGAACTCGTGGTCATCCTTGAGGGCTTCGAGAGCCGCGTCGAGGCTCCCCGGAGCGGACGGGATTTCCTTGAGTTCTTCGGGGGAAAGACCGTAGATGTCTTTATCGAGCGGCTGCCCCGGATCGATCTTGTTCTCGATCCCGTCAAGGCCGGCCATCAGCATGGCGGCAAAGGCCAGGTAGCCATTGCAGGACGGATCGGGTGTCCGGTACTCAATCCGCTTGGCCTTCGGATTGGTGGAAAACATCGGGATCCGGATGGAAGCGGAACGGTTACGGCTGGAGTACGCCATGTTCACCGGCGCCTCGAAGCCCGGCACCAGACGCTTGTAAGAGTTGGTGGTCGGGTTGGTGAAGGCGCAGAGAGCTCGGGCGTGCTTGATGATCCCGCCGATGTACCAGAGGGCCATCTGGGACAGCCCGCCGTACTTGTCGCCGGCAAACAGGTTGGTGCCGTCTTTCCAGATCGACTGGTGGCAATGCATCCCGGAACCGTTGTCGCCGTAGAGCGGCTTCGGCATGAAGGTTACGGTCTTGCCGTTGCGGTTGGCAACGTTCTTGATGACGTACTTGAACCACTGGAGGTCGTCAGCCATGGCCACCAGGGAGTTGAAGCGCATGTCGATTTCAGCCTGGCCGCCGGTGGCAACCTCGTGATGCTGACACTCGACGCGAATCCCGACCTTCTGCAGCTCGAGCACCATCTCGTTACGCAGATCGTTCATGGAGTCGGTCGGGGAAACCGGGAAGTACCCTTCCTTGTGGCGCGGCTTGTAACCGAGGTTGGGGAACTCTTCACGGCCGGTATTCCAGGCGCCTTCGACGGAATCGACCATGTAGAAGGACTGGTTCGAGGTCGAGTCGTAACGGACGTCGTCGAAGATGAAGAATTCGGCTTCCGGACCGAAAAAAGCGGTATCGCCGATCCCGGTCGACTTCAGGTACGCCTCGGCCTTGCGGGCGATGTTGCGCGGATCGCGGGAGTAGTCTTCCTTGGTGATCGGATCGAAAATATTGCAGATCAGCGACAGGGTCGGAATGGCGGTAAACGGATCCATCTTCGCCGTCGCCGGATCGGGAAGAATGATCATATCGGAAGCGTGAATCGGCTGCCAGCCACGGATCGAAGAGCCGTCGAAGCCCTGCCCCTCTTCAAAGGTATCCTCACCGAACTCGCTCATCGGCACGGAGAAATGCTGCCAGATGCCGACAAAATCCATGAATTTGAAATCGACCATCAGTGCGCCGTTTTCTTTGGCAAAGCTCACTACTTCTTGTGGTGTCATGTACCAATCTCCTTTCGAAATACCCCTAAATTAATTGACGCTACAGAGCGTCTTCACCGCGCTCGCCGGTCCTGATGCGGACGACCTCTTCGACCGGAGTCACGAAAATCTTGCCGTCACCGATGCGACCAGTCTTTGCTGCCTGTTCGATCGTCTCCACCACCTTGCCGACGATATCGTCCCCGACAATGATCTCCATCTTGATCTTGGGAATGAAATCCACGACATACTCCGCGCCACGATACAGCTCGGTGTGCCCCTTCTGGCGCCCGAACCCCTTGACTTCGGCAACCGTAATCCCCTGGATACCGATTTCGTTGAGCGCTTCTTTTACTTCATCCAGCTTGAACGGCTTGATAATCGCTTCGACTTTTTTCAAGGCCATCACCCCCCTGTGGGTTTTGATCTAAAGATCAGAATTATAAGTTTGTCATTGCCAAAAAGCAAGGCATAACAATGCATCGGGACTGCAGATTGAACTGTCGGAAGCAAATTGCCTGCCCAAATTTTTCATCCTGGATATTCTAATAAAATCGATTTGTTGCAAAACAAGAAATCAGCTACTCGCTCAACCGTCCGATTGCTGGCCTAAAATTTAAGCACCCAATCCAACCGACTGCACAAAAAATACGCACCACCCAACTACAAACTGATTCTATCCGGTAACGGCACAATCGAGCAACGCCGCCAGGGTCGCAACCCGGGGAAGAGGCACTCCGGCTGCCTGGCCGGCGTCGAGCGGGCGATAAAATATGGCGCTCATTTCCAGCGGGCGCCCCTCCTGACGATCGATCAGCATCGATGGCCGATACGGCCCCATCCCGTCACTGAAAGAGATCATCTGATCGGCAAAGGTTTCCGGGATCGGCGAGAGCAACGGTTGGGCATTGGCGGCGGTAATTACCTCGACCATCATTTCCCGGATGATCGGGCGGCTTCGCTGGTTGGCGAGCAGAGCATCCACGGGCTGCAGGGTCAAGGCGCAGCTCCCATTGAAAGGAATGTTCCAGACCAGTTTCTCCCACCGCGCCCGCCGAAGATCGGGAACCGCCACGCATTCCACGCCGGCATTGCTGAAAAGCGCGGCAACTCGCTCCGCGGCCGCCTGCCGCTCCGGCAGGAATGTCCCCACCTGGATCCGCCCCGCTCCCAGGTGATGCACAACGCCCGGCTCCCCCCTGTTGGAGCAGAGGAACGCTACCCCGCCGAGCACCCGCTCCGGGCCAAAGAGCGCGGCAAGGGCCTCCTCGTTGCCGAGACCGTTCTGCAGCGTCAGCACCTGCGTCCCGCCACCGACAAGGGGCCCGATCAGTTCGGCAAAGCGGTCATTGGCAAACGCCTTGAGACCAACGACCACCAGGTCGACGATGCCGATCTCTGCCGGAGAGCGGAAACCGGCAACCGATTCCAGGTGAAAGTCGCCCCCGCACGAATAGACGGTCAGCCCGCGGGCCGTGATCGCCTCGTAATCACGTCGGAGGAGAAACCGCACGTCGTTCCCCCCCCGTTGGAGCATCGCCCCGTAATAGAGTCCGAGTGCCCCGGCTCCCACCACTGCAATCCGCATTGAATACCTCCGTTAAACTTGTCAGCACATCTGCCGAAAGGTATAGTAACATCGCCATGAAACGAACAGGTCATCGCATATTCCGCCGGGCAGCGCTCCGGGCCCTGGTGACAGCCAGCGTCTGCTGGCTATTCACACCGGTCCCGGCATTGCGGGCGGACATTTACCGCTACGTGAACAGCGCCGGGGTCGAATGCTACACCGACGCACCGGTCACGAGGAATGCCACCCTGGTCGTCAAGGAAAAAAGTCCACCACACATCTCCCGTCATCACCGCGGCAAGCAGATCGCCGCCTTGCCCCGCCCATCCTCTCTGACCTCGCCCCCCCCCACCGGCAGCGGGCTCCTGCCGGTCTATGGCCGGATCACCTCACCGGTCGGCCTTCGCCACGATCCGATCGACGGTACGTTGCGCGAGCACAATGGCGTCGACATCGCCACCCCCCAGGGGACGCCGGTCAGACCGGTCGCCCCGGGAACCGTCATCTTTTCCGGCTCCCGCCACGGCTATGGGATAACTGTCGAGGTCGAGCATGACGACGGCACCATTACCCTCTATGCGCATAATTCGGCAACTCTCGTTACCGTCGGCGAGCGGGTCGACCACGGCACCACCCTCGCCCTCTCCGGCTCGACCGGCCGTTCTACCGGGCCCCACGTCCACTTCGAAGCCTGGAAGGATGGCGTTAACGTAACAGCAAACTACCTCGCCGGTAGCAGTGCCGAACAGGTGCGTAACGCCACGCCACGCTCCCTGCCCGAACCAATCCGCCGGATCGTCGAGCCCGACGGCTCGATCCTCCTGACCAACCTCCCCCGCCAGTAATACCGGGTGGCCCGTTTCCCGGGCAGCGCTCAGTGCTCGCCGGAACGCTTCGTCCGCCGGGTCGGCACCGCCAGCCAGGGATCATCGGGCCAGGGATGCTTGGGATAACGCCCTTTCATCTCCTTCTTCACTTCACGGTAGGCCCCATCCCAAAATCCCCGCAGGTCGGCAGTTACCTGGAGCGGCCGCCCCGCCGGCGACAGCAGATGGACAACGACCGGCACCCGCCCCCAGGCAACGCTCGGCGTTTCGGCCAACCCGAACATTTCCTGGAGCTTGACTGCCAAGGTCGGCCCGGCTCCCCCACCATATTCCAGCGGGATTCGTGAGCCGCTCGGCACCGTCAGGTGGGTCGGCGCCCCCTCGTCGAGACGCCGGAGCTGCTCCCAGGAAAGGAGCGCCTGGACGGCAGGCAGGGGGTCGATCGCCGCCACGTCGGCAGAGCTGCGCGCCTTGCCGAGATAGGGGCCAAGCCACTCTGCCAGGGTCGCGATAAGCCGGGCGGCGGAGAAATCAGGCCAGCCGTCGTCAGGGCAGAGGTCGGCAAGGAAACGGACCCGCTCCACGAATTGACGGGCCCGGGTCGTCCAGTTCAGGAAATCGAGCCCCTGCTGCCGGGCGAGTCCGTCGAGCAAGGCGGCCCTAAGTTCGTCGTCCGTGGCCCGGCACGGCCTGCTTCTCAGCACCAGCGAGCCGTACCGTTCCTCTTCCCGGACAACGACTTTTCGCTCCCGCTCATCCCAGGCCACTTCCCGCCGCCGGACCAACTCCCCGGCGAACTCCCGCCGAAAGAGCGTTTCCGGCAGGGCGCTCGCCTGCCTGATCAGGTCCTCCCCGCCTACTCCACGCTCCAGAACGTAGGCCACGAGCAGTGGCTCATCATGGACGGCACTCTGCTCGCCGAGCCGGGCACCCCGGCCGCCGGCGAGCAGATAACGACGCGTCCCCTGCTCCCGGCAAAGGGCGACACGGTCGGGATAGGCCTGGGCCAGCAGCACACTCACGTCGGCAGCGGCCGGCAGCCCCGACGGCGCGGACGAGTTGACGCCAAGCAGCCGGCGGAGCTGGGTCGCCGTCCGATCGACGATCCGGCAGCCATGGCCGTCAATTCCGGGCATGCCGCGGTCGCCGCGTCGCCATGATTGAAGGGCTTCCAGGCGGGCCAGCAGGTCGCTTTCGTGGCGCACCGCCATCTCGGCCGCCGAAAAACGAAGGATATCCCGTTCGCTCAGCAGGGCCGCAATGTCGCAGGCCAGCCACTCCTCCCCCCGCCGGCCGGCAGCCAGCAGAAGATGGGCCAACCGGGGATGGACCG contains:
- a CDS encoding site-2 protease family protein, producing MENFFLKLSIMLVPALMAITCHEVSHGFVADRLGDHTARSMGRLTLNPLKHLDIFGTLMVFLVGIGWAKPVPVNFNNLRNPKRDMIWVAGAGPTTNFTLAILSALAMRGIFAVTGGVGGPPTQFFLEPVVEMLAFSIYINLLLGIFNLIPLPPLDGGRVAVGLLPYRQAAGLAKIEPYGMIIIIVLIFFTSIFDRVILPVVDLSISLLAGPYSGIVHRVTFFLMR
- the glnA gene encoding type I glutamate--ammonia ligase; translation: MTPQEVVSFAKENGALMVDFKFMDFVGIWQHFSVPMSEFGEDTFEEGQGFDGSSIRGWQPIHASDMIILPDPATAKMDPFTAIPTLSLICNIFDPITKEDYSRDPRNIARKAEAYLKSTGIGDTAFFGPEAEFFIFDDVRYDSTSNQSFYMVDSVEGAWNTGREEFPNLGYKPRHKEGYFPVSPTDSMNDLRNEMVLELQKVGIRVECQHHEVATGGQAEIDMRFNSLVAMADDLQWFKYVIKNVANRNGKTVTFMPKPLYGDNGSGMHCHQSIWKDGTNLFAGDKYGGLSQMALWYIGGIIKHARALCAFTNPTTNSYKRLVPGFEAPVNMAYSSRNRSASIRIPMFSTNPKAKRIEYRTPDPSCNGYLAFAAMLMAGLDGIENKIDPGQPLDKDIYGLSPEELKEIPSAPGSLDAALEALKDDHEFLLKGDVFTPDVIEKWIEYKMEAEVNPVRMRPVPLEFALYYDI
- the trpS gene encoding tryptophan--tRNA ligase, translating into MSNKRIVSGMRPTGKLHLGHFHGVLANWRELQENYECFFFAADWHSLTTEYDNTGGIRDSIREMVLDWLSFGVDPQRSVIFQQSLVPQHAELNLILSMITPVSWLERNPTYKEMQDNLSAKDLSTFGFLGYPVLMAADIILYKAAKVPVGHDQLPHLEITREIARRFNFLYREVFPEPAALLTETPKVLGLDGRKMSKSYGNAIFLSESAEETRKKVQSMVTDTQRVRRSDPGDPDRCVAFSLNRLYIPEDKKAEIYAGCRGAEIGCVECKKLQAEYLVETLAPFRAKREELTTQPGLVEDILAAGSAKAAAEASRTIAEVRDAIRL
- the hrpB gene encoding ATP-dependent helicase HrpB, with amino-acid sequence MNRLPVDEVIPRLLSLLNEQRSVVLQAPPGAGKTTRGPLALLSAPWLAGKKIVMLEPRRLAASNAARWMAATLGEEVGATVGYAIRFERTVSARTRIEVVTEGILTRRLQADPFLEDVGVVIFDEFHERSIHADLALALCRDVQRSVRDDLRILVMSATLAAEPVARLLDAPILVSEGRSFPVVTHYLAPPPREQLAESVARAVLRAYGETDGDILAFLPGAGEIRHCQRLLAAGGGKRGPLLVVPLYGDLPFAAQERAIAPAAERKVVLATNIAETSLTIEGVRVVVDGGYGRRLRFDPATGLNRLVTERISAASAVQRTGRAGRLGPGSCYRLWSEPVQQTLIPYDPPEICRSDLASLALELAAWGVTDAAALAWVDQPPAAALEEGRQLLRTLGALDTEGRITAAGRAMSVLPVHPRLAHLLLAAGRRGEEWLACDIAALLSERDILRFSAAEMAVRHESDLLARLEALQSWRRGDRGMPGIDGHGCRIVDRTATQLRRLLGVNSSAPSGLPAAADVSVLLAQAYPDRVALCREQGTRRYLLAGGRGARLGEQSAVHDEPLLVAYVLERGVGGEDLIRQASALPETLFRREFAGELVRRREVAWDERERKVVVREEERYGSLVLRSRPCRATDDELRAALLDGLARQQGLDFLNWTTRARQFVERVRFLADLCPDDGWPDFSAARLIATLAEWLGPYLGKARSSADVAAIDPLPAVQALLSWEQLRRLDEGAPTHLTVPSGSRIPLEYGGGAGPTLAVKLQEMFGLAETPSVAWGRVPVVVHLLSPAGRPLQVTADLRGFWDGAYREVKKEMKGRYPKHPWPDDPWLAVPTRRTKRSGEH
- a CDS encoding putative 2-dehydropantoate 2-reductase, which codes for MRIAVVGAGALGLYYGAMLQRGGNDVRFLLRRDYEAITARGLTVYSCGGDFHLESVAGFRSPAEIGIVDLVVVGLKAFANDRFAELIGPLVGGGTQVLTLQNGLGNEEALAALFGPERVLGGVAFLCSNRGEPGVVHHLGAGRIQVGTFLPERQAAAERVAALFSNAGVECVAVPDLRRARWEKLVWNIPFNGSCALTLQPVDALLANQRSRPIIREMMVEVITAANAQPLLSPIPETFADQMISFSDGMGPYRPSMLIDRQEGRPLEMSAIFYRPLDAGQAAGVPLPRVATLAALLDCAVTG
- a CDS encoding M23 family metallopeptidase, yielding MKRTGHRIFRRAALRALVTASVCWLFTPVPALRADIYRYVNSAGVECYTDAPVTRNATLVVKEKSPPHISRHHRGKQIAALPRPSSLTSPPPTGSGLLPVYGRITSPVGLRHDPIDGTLREHNGVDIATPQGTPVRPVAPGTVIFSGSRHGYGITVEVEHDDGTITLYAHNSATLVTVGERVDHGTTLALSGSTGRSTGPHVHFEAWKDGVNVTANYLAGSSAEQVRNATPRSLPEPIRRIVEPDGSILLTNLPRQ
- a CDS encoding P-II family nitrogen regulator produces the protein MKKVEAIIKPFKLDEVKEALNEIGIQGITVAEVKGFGRQKGHTELYRGAEYVVDFIPKIKMEIIVGDDIVGKVVETIEQAAKTGRIGDGKIFVTPVEEVVRIRTGERGEDAL